In one Mycobacterium heckeshornense genomic region, the following are encoded:
- the purE gene encoding 5-(carboxyamino)imidazole ribonucleotide mutase, with product MASKARVGVIMGSDSDWSVMSDAAAALDEFDVAFEVGVVSAHRTPGLMLDYARGAADRGIEVIIAGAGGAAHLPGMVASATPLPVIGVPVPLARLGGLDSLLSIVQMPAGVPVATVSIGGARNAGLLAVRILGSSDPALRARIVAFQEQLAESVRAKDADLKSRRGKVTGQ from the coding sequence ATGGCTAGCAAGGCCCGCGTCGGGGTGATCATGGGCAGCGACAGCGACTGGTCGGTGATGTCCGACGCCGCCGCTGCGCTCGACGAGTTCGATGTCGCGTTCGAGGTCGGCGTGGTATCTGCGCACCGCACGCCCGGGCTGATGCTCGACTACGCGCGGGGGGCCGCCGACCGCGGGATCGAGGTGATCATTGCCGGCGCGGGTGGTGCGGCCCACCTGCCGGGAATGGTGGCCTCGGCGACACCCTTGCCGGTGATCGGGGTTCCGGTGCCACTGGCCCGGCTGGGCGGCCTCGATTCGCTGCTGTCGATCGTGCAGATGCCCGCCGGGGTTCCGGTGGCAACGGTATCCATCGGTGGTGCCCGCAACGCGGGCCTACTGGCGGTGCGGATTCTCGGGTCGTCCGATCCCGCGTTGCGGGCGCGGATCGTGGCCTTTCAGGAGCAGTTGGCGGAGAGCGTGCGCGCTAAGGATGCCGACCTGAAAAGCCGGCGCGGTAAAGTTACCGGTCAGTAG
- a CDS encoding response regulator produces MAGAAVTHKVRVVVGDDHPLFREGVVRALTSSGSVEIVGEADDGATALQLIKDHLPDVALLDYRMPGMDGAQVAAAVRRWQLPTRVMLISAHDESAIVYQALQQGAAGFLPKESTRTEIVNAVLDCAKGRDVVSSALVEGLAGEIRRRAEPPAPVLSPREREVLNRIARGQSIPAIASELYVAPSTVKTHVQRLYEKLGVSDRAAAVAEAMRQRLLD; encoded by the coding sequence ATGGCCGGGGCGGCGGTGACCCATAAAGTTCGGGTTGTGGTAGGCGATGATCACCCACTGTTTCGCGAGGGCGTCGTCCGGGCGCTTACGTCGAGCGGCTCGGTCGAGATAGTTGGAGAGGCCGACGACGGCGCTACCGCGTTGCAATTGATTAAGGATCACTTACCCGATGTCGCACTCCTGGATTATCGAATGCCCGGCATGGATGGTGCCCAGGTGGCAGCCGCGGTTCGGCGTTGGCAGTTGCCAACGCGCGTCATGCTTATATCGGCCCACGACGAATCGGCGATTGTGTATCAGGCATTGCAGCAGGGCGCGGCCGGGTTCTTGCCAAAAGAGTCGACGCGAACCGAAATCGTGAATGCCGTTCTCGATTGCGCCAAGGGCCGCGACGTGGTTTCAAGCGCGCTTGTCGAAGGTCTTGCCGGGGAAATCCGCCGTCGCGCGGAACCACCGGCGCCGGTACTTAGCCCCCGCGAGCGTGAGGTGCTTAACCGCATTGCCCGCGGTCAGAGCATCCCCGCGATCGCCAGCGAATTGTATGTGGCGCCTTCGACAGTCAAGACTCATGTGCAAAGGCTGTACGAGAAGCTCGGTGTCAGCGACCGGGCCGCGGCGGTCGCTGAGGCCATGCGGCAACGACTGCTGGACTAG
- a CDS encoding acyl-CoA dehydrogenase produces the protein MARWAGNPSFDLFQLPEEHQELRAAIRALAEKEIAPHAADVDERSRFPEEALAALNAAGFNAVHVPEEYGGQGADSVATCIVIEEVARVDASASLIPAVNKLGTMGLILRGSEELKKQVLPSLAKDGAMASYALSEREAGSDAASMRTRAKADGDTWILNGTKCWITNGGRSTWYTVMAVTDPDKGANGISAFMVHKDDEGFSVGPKEKKMGIKGSPTTELYFENCRIPGDRIIGEPGTGFKTALQTLDHTRPTVGAQAVGIAQGALDATIAYTKDRKQFGKSISEFQGVQFEIADMAMKIEAARLMVYSAAARAERGEPNLGFISAAAKCFASDTAMDVTESAVQLFGGAGYTTDFPVERFMRDAKITQIYEGTNQIQRVVMSRHVLR, from the coding sequence ATGGCTCGCTGGGCCGGAAATCCGTCGTTCGACCTGTTCCAACTGCCCGAGGAGCACCAAGAACTGCGGGCCGCGATCCGCGCGCTGGCGGAAAAGGAGATCGCCCCCCATGCCGCCGACGTGGACGAGCGGTCCCGGTTTCCCGAGGAGGCGCTGGCTGCACTGAATGCGGCAGGCTTCAACGCCGTGCATGTGCCGGAGGAGTACGGCGGGCAGGGCGCGGACTCGGTGGCCACCTGCATCGTGATCGAAGAAGTGGCTCGCGTCGACGCGTCGGCTTCGCTGATCCCGGCCGTCAACAAGCTGGGCACCATGGGGCTGATCCTGCGGGGTTCGGAAGAGCTGAAGAAGCAGGTTCTGCCGTCGCTGGCCAAGGACGGGGCGATGGCGTCCTACGCATTAAGCGAGCGGGAAGCCGGCAGCGACGCGGCATCGATGCGGACCCGCGCCAAAGCCGACGGGGACACCTGGATCCTTAACGGAACCAAGTGCTGGATCACCAACGGCGGCAGATCAACCTGGTACACGGTGATGGCCGTGACCGATCCGGACAAGGGCGCCAACGGTATTTCGGCCTTCATGGTGCATAAGGACGACGAAGGCTTCTCCGTTGGGCCCAAGGAGAAGAAAATGGGCATCAAGGGCTCACCGACTACCGAGCTGTACTTCGAGAACTGCCGCATCCCGGGCGATCGGATCATCGGTGAACCCGGTACCGGGTTCAAGACCGCACTGCAGACCCTTGATCACACCCGCCCCACGGTCGGCGCGCAGGCCGTCGGCATCGCTCAGGGCGCGTTGGATGCCACGATCGCGTACACCAAGGACCGCAAGCAGTTCGGCAAGTCGATCTCCGAGTTCCAGGGTGTGCAATTCGAGATCGCCGACATGGCGATGAAAATCGAAGCGGCCCGGCTGATGGTCTATAGCGCGGCCGCCCGCGCCGAACGCGGCGAGCCAAATCTTGGATTCATCTCCGCCGCCGCGAAGTGCTTCGCCTCCGACACCGCCATGGACGTGACGGAGTCAGCCGTGCAGCTCTTCGGTGGTGCCGGCTACACCACTGACTTCCCAGTCGAACGCTTTATGCGCGACGCCAAGATCACCCAGATCTACGAGGGCACCAACCAGATTCAGCGGGTGGTGATGTCACGGCACGTGCTGCGGTGA
- the folE gene encoding GTP cyclohydrolase I: MNGLSGSAVTAAEAVGFVNGMTTISATAAIEYPLIDTETFHIDGRDSAVEKAVQQLLEALGMNEGEHTAKTPERVARAWREMLWGYGEVPEDHLDTDFPAPADPGLVVMHGISFASTCAHHLLPFSGRATVAYRPSPGQRVVGISKLARLFHGYAARLQIQERIGHQVAAGIMRKLNPSGAMCLITARHDCMRLRGVCEPHAETTTEARNGSWMDHDITLVHRLHLASP; the protein is encoded by the coding sequence GTGAACGGCTTGAGCGGCTCGGCTGTGACTGCGGCTGAGGCAGTCGGTTTCGTCAATGGCATGACCACGATCTCCGCCACCGCAGCTATTGAATATCCGTTGATCGACACGGAGACGTTCCATATCGATGGACGCGATAGCGCCGTCGAGAAGGCCGTGCAGCAGCTTCTCGAGGCGCTTGGGATGAATGAGGGGGAGCACACCGCCAAGACGCCGGAGCGCGTGGCGCGTGCGTGGAGAGAAATGTTGTGGGGTTATGGCGAGGTTCCGGAAGACCATCTTGACACCGACTTCCCGGCACCAGCCGATCCCGGGCTCGTGGTCATGCATGGCATCTCATTCGCGTCGACATGCGCCCACCACCTGTTGCCGTTCTCGGGCCGCGCCACTGTCGCTTACCGTCCCAGTCCGGGGCAGCGGGTGGTGGGGATATCGAAGCTGGCTCGGCTGTTTCACGGCTACGCTGCCCGTCTTCAAATTCAGGAGCGCATCGGCCACCAGGTGGCCGCCGGGATCATGCGCAAGCTCAACCCCTCCGGTGCAATGTGCCTCATCACGGCGCGACACGACTGTATGAGGCTGCGCGGCGTGTGCGAACCACACGCCGAAACGACAACAGAGGCCAGAAACGGGTCGTGGATGGACCACGACATAACCCTCGTACATCGTCTGCACCTGGCGAGCCCGTGA
- a CDS encoding sensor histidine kinase yields the protein MELRRVYNLYQWRVSRIASVLRIGVVALMVMAMLVGTPRAEWPQQTVLLALYSLAALSAFIFAFSPARQSRIGRLQPVAFTVIDVLALTSFQLLSTHGLMPLMVMTALPILAGLDVSSRRAVIVLVCSWLGFVVAGLQDPVMIREMGWPVTIFGLVLYGFLCCTALVVVRVEERHANTVAGLSALREELLADTMTAAERVQRRISESIHDGPLQDVLAARQELAELDAATPEDPHVNHALACLQSASERLREATFELHPAVLEQVGVGAAVEQLASFTARRSGVAITTDIDYPVQTTIDPIVFGVVRELLSNVVRHAHASRASVALGITNGKCHLDVADDGIGITSQALARRLAEGHIGLASHRARVEAAGGSFTFLDEPVGVHVRVELPLRN from the coding sequence ATGGAACTGCGCCGGGTCTATAACTTGTACCAGTGGCGGGTTTCCCGAATTGCCTCAGTGCTTCGGATCGGCGTCGTGGCACTCATGGTTATGGCCATGCTCGTGGGAACCCCCCGGGCCGAATGGCCACAGCAAACCGTTCTACTGGCGCTGTACAGCCTCGCCGCACTATCTGCCTTTATCTTTGCGTTTTCACCAGCTCGCCAATCTCGGATCGGTCGGTTACAGCCTGTCGCTTTCACCGTCATTGACGTTTTGGCATTGACGAGTTTCCAGTTGTTGTCCACCCACGGACTAATGCCGCTAATGGTCATGACGGCGCTGCCGATCCTGGCGGGGCTTGATGTGTCGTCGCGAAGAGCCGTTATCGTGCTGGTCTGCAGCTGGCTGGGGTTTGTTGTCGCTGGCCTTCAAGATCCGGTGATGATCCGTGAGATGGGTTGGCCGGTAACTATTTTCGGACTCGTGTTGTATGGGTTCCTGTGCTGCACGGCGCTAGTGGTCGTTCGGGTCGAGGAGCGGCACGCCAATACGGTTGCGGGGCTGAGCGCTTTGCGGGAGGAGCTGCTTGCCGACACGATGACCGCAGCGGAAAGGGTGCAGCGCCGAATATCGGAATCAATTCATGATGGACCGCTACAGGACGTGCTAGCAGCCCGTCAGGAACTCGCCGAATTGGACGCGGCGACACCCGAGGACCCGCACGTCAACCACGCCCTGGCCTGTCTCCAGAGCGCGTCGGAGCGACTTCGGGAAGCCACCTTCGAGCTGCATCCAGCTGTTCTGGAGCAGGTCGGGGTTGGTGCCGCGGTTGAACAACTCGCGTCTTTCACTGCGCGCCGCTCCGGCGTTGCGATCACGACCGATATCGACTATCCGGTACAAACCACAATCGACCCGATCGTGTTCGGCGTGGTTCGCGAGTTGCTTTCCAACGTGGTGCGCCATGCGCACGCTAGTCGCGCCTCGGTCGCACTTGGGATCACCAATGGTAAATGTCACCTCGACGTTGCCGATGACGGTATCGGGATAACCAGCCAAGCGTTAGCGCGCCGACTCGCAGAGGGGCACATTGGGCTTGCCTCGCATCGGGCCCGCGTGGAAGCGGCCGGCGGAAGCTTCACCTTCCTCGATGAGCCCGTAGGCGTCCATGTCCGGGTCGAGCTACCGCTTAGGAACTAA
- a CDS encoding PPE family protein, with the protein MDFGALPPEINSGRMYAGPGSGPLLAAAAAWEGLAADLRSTATSYQSVVSELTSGAWRGPASTAMATAATTHVAWLTATAAQTEQSASQARAAAAAYEMAFAMTVPPSVIAANRSLLMALIATNFLGQNTPAIMATEAHYAEMWAQDAAAMYAYAGSSAAATALTPFSPPHQNTNPAGLAAQAAAVAQAIGAAAGTETQTTFARLVSSVPTALQGFAVPGLSANPPSWLDYMLGSMTLSSGFASITSSLTGIIRMLTPAAQAVEHAATTGGSTFAAGLGARATGLRSASSGGATIAANLGRAASIGRLSVPQSWAAAIPATSTPGPSSLAAAAAPQAGTPEGVLGGLPTAMPFRGTSGGVLRVGQRRFVMPRPTCAG; encoded by the coding sequence ATGGATTTCGGGGCATTACCGCCAGAGATCAATTCTGGCCGGATGTACGCCGGTCCCGGATCGGGTCCGCTGTTGGCCGCCGCCGCGGCCTGGGAGGGTCTAGCCGCTGACTTGCGATCCACCGCCACCTCGTATCAGTCGGTGGTGTCGGAGTTGACAAGCGGGGCGTGGCGGGGCCCGGCGTCAACCGCGATGGCTACCGCCGCCACCACCCATGTGGCGTGGTTGACCGCCACCGCGGCGCAAACAGAGCAGTCGGCCAGCCAGGCGCGCGCGGCGGCGGCGGCCTACGAAATGGCGTTCGCGATGACGGTGCCGCCATCGGTTATCGCGGCCAACCGGAGTTTGCTCATGGCGTTGATCGCGACGAACTTTCTTGGCCAGAACACCCCTGCGATCATGGCCACCGAGGCCCACTACGCCGAAATGTGGGCGCAGGATGCCGCCGCCATGTACGCCTATGCAGGCTCGTCGGCGGCGGCCACCGCATTGACCCCGTTCAGCCCGCCACACCAAAACACAAACCCCGCTGGTTTGGCCGCCCAAGCCGCGGCGGTTGCACAGGCCATCGGCGCCGCTGCTGGAACGGAAACCCAGACGACATTCGCGCGCCTGGTTTCGTCGGTACCCACCGCATTGCAAGGGTTTGCCGTGCCGGGACTGTCCGCCAACCCGCCCAGCTGGCTCGATTACATGCTCGGCTCGATGACGCTGAGCAGCGGGTTCGCCTCGATCACGAGTTCGTTGACCGGGATCATTCGAATGCTGACGCCTGCTGCGCAAGCGGTCGAGCACGCAGCAACAACGGGTGGCTCGACGTTCGCGGCGGGACTCGGTGCAAGGGCTACCGGACTGCGGTCGGCGAGCTCCGGGGGCGCGACGATCGCCGCGAATCTGGGCCGCGCCGCGTCGATCGGGCGACTCTCGGTGCCGCAAAGCTGGGCAGCTGCGATTCCGGCGACCAGCACGCCTGGGCCATCATCCCTGGCTGCTGCCGCGGCGCCGCAGGCGGGCACACCGGAAGGCGTACTGGGCGGGCTCCCGACGGCCATGCCTTTCCGCGGTACCAGCGGTGGGGTTCTCCGGGTGGGGCAGCGCCGTTTCGTGATGCCCCGTCCTACCTGCGCCGGATAA
- a CDS encoding 6-pyruvoyl trahydropterin synthase family protein yields MSTTTVRVRHEFSAGHRILGLTGAGEKCRNIHGHNFTCWWMFDQRPGWPLAVEFGSVKAELKEMIDRLLDHAFIVHKDDEFVGYLVTHGLKRYLLSDRPTTEAIAAEIARLTEAQFPALDLLYVQLTEGSNNEAVWMRGGPPAATYPPGSAVLDGDHAKRVRAVI; encoded by the coding sequence ATGAGCACAACCACGGTTCGGGTTCGACACGAGTTCTCCGCCGGCCACCGCATCCTCGGGCTGACCGGCGCAGGCGAGAAGTGCCGAAATATTCACGGCCATAACTTCACCTGCTGGTGGATGTTCGACCAGCGTCCGGGATGGCCGTTGGCGGTTGAATTCGGCTCTGTCAAAGCCGAACTCAAAGAGATGATCGACCGGCTGCTAGACCATGCCTTCATCGTGCACAAAGATGACGAATTCGTCGGCTACCTGGTCACGCACGGGCTCAAGAGATACCTGCTCAGTGATAGGCCCACAACTGAGGCAATCGCGGCCGAGATTGCACGGTTGACCGAGGCGCAGTTTCCGGCCCTCGATCTGCTTTACGTACAGCTGACAGAGGGTTCGAATAATGAGGCGGTGTGGATGCGCGGCGGACCGCCAGCGGCTACCTATCCGCCCGGCAGCGCTGTGCTCGACGGGGATCACGCGAAGCGCGTCAGAGCGGTCATTTGA
- a CDS encoding MFS transporter, protein MPTSRRMLTPLSGPAETRLSPFATLKQRTPLPRNSQARAIERLRIQPLGMWTIGAVVFTVAAGYRSALAVAGDDAASRFGVSATQLASFVTLQVIVYLVLLVPAGALIDRFGPKCILCCGLATMSVAQLFFAVTHSFPCALATRGLFSAGDVVISSSVLRLIASWFPGKRNALMSQMATAVGIGFGSVLGAAPLSTALRTFGWSATFFGTAMIGASLIVVVLTALRDHPFDDARAGRSWQQRSADVTVGNCNAMRRLSALREAWREPGTRLGFWVHFTCRFPANAFLLLWGFPFLTRGERFTAATALHLLTIVAVSRVVLGPVIGHSISRSGRARLLIALGIPMANLLTWSATLAWPGQAPLWLVAVLAVVLGAGDPGALIGMEHARLHNPDHRLGAALSTVNTGGACATAIAVLGVGYLVDALEPATADTTTAFRVAFVLYLPMLSVGLWKVIRWHRALHRARSTCRHPARRRRPITVPCSLRRNHHNVTASAKPSPHGSHRELSLGALRSAHRPFSGVDEMSRSASAEAPAASEVCATGSASRTP, encoded by the coding sequence GTGCCGACATCACGCCGCATGCTCACCCCACTGAGCGGTCCAGCAGAAACGAGATTATCGCCGTTTGCCACCCTCAAACAGCGAACGCCGCTGCCAAGGAATTCCCAGGCGAGAGCCATCGAAAGATTGCGCATCCAGCCGCTGGGTATGTGGACGATTGGGGCGGTGGTGTTTACTGTCGCTGCCGGTTACCGAAGTGCTCTGGCCGTGGCGGGCGACGATGCCGCGAGCCGATTTGGTGTCAGCGCAACACAACTGGCAAGCTTTGTCACACTGCAAGTTATCGTTTATCTGGTTCTGCTTGTGCCCGCAGGCGCGTTGATCGATCGATTCGGCCCGAAATGCATCCTTTGTTGCGGTCTCGCAACGATGTCGGTGGCACAGTTGTTTTTCGCAGTTACTCATTCGTTTCCGTGTGCCTTGGCCACCCGCGGACTCTTTAGCGCTGGTGACGTGGTGATCTCCAGCAGCGTGCTGCGCCTGATCGCGTCGTGGTTTCCGGGGAAACGGAATGCGTTGATGAGCCAGATGGCAACCGCCGTGGGCATCGGGTTCGGAAGTGTACTGGGTGCGGCCCCACTTTCCACCGCCTTGAGGACATTCGGTTGGAGCGCAACGTTTTTCGGAACCGCGATGATTGGCGCTTCGTTGATCGTTGTGGTGCTGACGGCGTTACGCGACCATCCTTTCGATGATGCGCGCGCCGGCCGGTCATGGCAGCAGCGAAGCGCTGACGTCACTGTCGGTAATTGCAATGCGATGCGGCGGCTTTCAGCGCTGCGGGAGGCCTGGCGGGAACCGGGCACGCGGCTGGGCTTCTGGGTGCATTTCACTTGCCGTTTTCCGGCCAATGCCTTCTTGCTGCTTTGGGGCTTCCCATTCCTCACCCGCGGTGAAAGGTTTACCGCGGCCACGGCGCTGCATCTGCTGACGATCGTCGCCGTTTCCAGAGTCGTCCTGGGTCCGGTGATTGGACATTCGATCAGCCGTTCTGGGCGAGCACGGCTACTGATTGCGTTGGGGATTCCCATGGCAAACCTGCTCACGTGGTCGGCGACTCTCGCCTGGCCCGGGCAGGCACCTCTTTGGCTCGTCGCGGTTCTCGCCGTCGTGCTCGGCGCTGGCGACCCTGGAGCATTGATAGGGATGGAGCATGCCAGACTCCACAACCCGGACCACAGACTCGGTGCGGCGCTAAGCACGGTCAACACGGGCGGCGCTTGCGCTACCGCGATTGCAGTGCTCGGTGTCGGTTACCTCGTCGATGCCCTCGAGCCAGCCACAGCCGACACGACTACCGCCTTCCGTGTCGCGTTTGTGCTCTACCTGCCCATGCTGAGCGTCGGCCTGTGGAAGGTGATTCGCTGGCATCGCGCACTGCATCGAGCGCGTTCGACCTGTCGGCATCCTGCCCGGCGGCGGCGACCAATTACAGTTCCTTGCTCTCTGCGCCGCAACCACCACAACGTGACCGCCTCAGCGAAACCATCGCCTCACGGGAGCCACCGCGAGCTCAGTTTGGGTGCTTTGAGGTCGGCCCACAGGCCTTTCAGCGGGGTCGACGAGATGAGCCGCTCAGCATCAGCGGAGGCGCCGGCTGCCAGTGAGGTCTGCGCAACTGGGTCGGCGTCAAGAACGCCGTGA
- a CDS encoding PE family protein, with translation MSFTTTEPAMLEAAANNLRVIGAAMSAGSAAAAAPTTSVIPAAADEVSALTAAQFAAHAAMYQTVSAQAAAIHDLFVATLTTSAASYAATEAANTNTVAS, from the coding sequence ATGTCATTTACGACCACCGAACCAGCGATGTTGGAGGCTGCCGCAAACAACTTACGGGTCATTGGTGCCGCGATGAGCGCCGGTAGCGCAGCCGCAGCGGCACCGACAACGAGTGTGATTCCAGCGGCCGCCGACGAGGTATCGGCCTTGACCGCAGCGCAGTTCGCTGCGCACGCCGCGATGTACCAGACCGTCAGCGCCCAGGCTGCGGCGATCCACGACCTGTTCGTGGCCACCTTGACCACCAGCGCCGCGTCCTACGCAGCCACCGAGGCTGCCAACACCAACACGGTCGCTTCTTAA
- a CDS encoding IS1634 family transposase, translating into MYVTRVPNRGSPPAVLLRESYRENGKVKTRTLANLSRWPEHKVDKLQRALKGLPGTGDLAGAFDITRSLPHGHVAAVLGTAAKLGMAELIDPAPSRNRDLVCAMLAASVIEPGSKLAMARGLRIETATSTLGAVLGVAGADEDDLYDAMDWVVERQDAIENSLAARHLANGTLVLYDVSSAAFEGHTCPLGKIGHARDGVKGRLQIVYGLLCSPAGVPIAIEVFDGNTADPKTLGAQITKLKTRFGLTTIALVGDRGMLTSARIRDELHPAQLDWISALRAPQIKALVDDGALQLSLFDEQNLFEITHPDYPGERLVCCHNPALADERARKRGELLAATEHELQTIAEATRRAKRPLRGRDKIALRVGKVRNKFKMAKHFDLQITDEAFSFSRNQDAIAAEAALDGIYVLRTSLPDQTLQRDEVVLRYKDLADVERFFRTLNTELDVRPIRHRLADRVRAHMLLRMLSYYISWHMKQALAPILFQDNDKPAAAAKRADPVAPAQRSDQALAKAARKRTENDYPVHSFTSLLADLATICANHIQPTDDLPAFTKITNPTPLQRRAFELLGVSHRHGLA; encoded by the coding sequence ATGTACGTGACGCGGGTGCCCAACCGTGGATCACCGCCGGCGGTGCTGTTGCGCGAAAGTTACCGCGAGAACGGCAAGGTGAAAACCCGCACGCTGGCCAACCTGTCGCGCTGGCCCGAGCACAAGGTGGACAAACTGCAGCGCGCGCTCAAGGGCCTGCCGGGGACGGGCGATCTGGCCGGGGCGTTTGACATCACCCGCAGCCTGCCGCACGGGCATGTGGCCGCGGTGTTGGGCACCGCCGCCAAGCTGGGCATGGCCGAGCTGATCGACCCCGCCCCGTCGCGTAACCGGGACTTGGTGTGCGCCATGCTGGCCGCGTCGGTGATCGAGCCGGGCTCCAAGCTGGCGATGGCGCGCGGGCTGCGCATCGAGACCGCCACCAGCACCCTGGGTGCGGTGCTGGGCGTGGCGGGTGCCGATGAGGATGACCTGTATGACGCGATGGACTGGGTGGTCGAGCGCCAGGATGCCATCGAAAACTCGTTGGCCGCACGGCATCTGGCCAACGGAACCCTGGTGCTCTATGACGTGTCCTCGGCGGCGTTCGAGGGCCACACCTGCCCGTTAGGGAAAATCGGGCATGCCCGCGACGGGGTCAAAGGCCGGTTGCAGATCGTCTACGGGCTGCTGTGCTCACCAGCCGGGGTGCCGATCGCCATTGAGGTGTTCGACGGCAACACCGCCGACCCGAAAACCCTGGGCGCCCAGATCACCAAGCTCAAGACCCGGTTCGGGCTGACCACCATCGCCCTGGTGGGGGATCGGGGCATGCTCACCAGCGCGCGCATCCGCGACGAGCTGCACCCGGCGCAGTTGGATTGGATCAGCGCGCTGCGCGCCCCGCAGATCAAGGCATTGGTCGACGACGGGGCGCTGCAGCTGTCGCTGTTCGACGAGCAGAACCTGTTCGAGATCACCCACCCCGACTACCCCGGCGAGCGGCTGGTGTGCTGCCACAACCCCGCCCTGGCTGATGAGCGTGCCCGCAAACGCGGCGAGCTGCTGGCGGCCACCGAACACGAACTACAGACCATCGCCGAGGCCACCCGCCGCGCCAAACGACCACTACGCGGGCGGGACAAGATCGCGCTGCGGGTGGGCAAGGTGCGCAACAAGTTCAAGATGGCCAAGCATTTTGACCTGCAAATCACCGACGAAGCGTTCAGTTTCTCCCGCAACCAGGACGCCATCGCCGCCGAGGCCGCCCTCGACGGCATCTACGTGCTCCGCACCAGCCTGCCCGACCAGACACTGCAGCGCGACGAGGTCGTGCTGCGCTACAAGGACCTCGCCGACGTCGAACGGTTCTTCCGCACCCTCAACACCGAACTGGACGTGCGACCCATCCGGCACCGCCTCGCCGATCGGGTGCGCGCGCACATGCTCCTACGGATGCTGTCCTACTACATCAGCTGGCACATGAAACAAGCCCTCGCACCAATCCTTTTCCAGGACAACGACAAACCCGCCGCCGCCGCCAAACGTGCCGACCCCGTCGCTCCCGCCCAACGCTCCGATCAAGCGCTGGCCAAGGCAGCGCGCAAACGCACCGAAAACGACTACCCGGTGCACAGCTTCACCAGCCTGCTCGCCGACCTGGCCACCATCTGCGCCAACCACATCCAGCCCACCGACGACCTGCCGGCATTCACCAAGATCACCAACCCCACCCCACTACAGCGGCGAGCCTTCGAACTACTCGGCGTCTCACACCGCCACGGACTCGCGTAG